Proteins encoded within one genomic window of Nakamurella alba:
- a CDS encoding malate:quinone oxidoreductase, producing MTDPGHARPAVDPHVVPAPWVTTTDVVLVGGGIMSATLGTLLSELQPNWSITVLESLDSIAQESSDAWNNAGTGHAALCELNYTPQRPDGSIDVSKALQVNEWFQLSRQLWSSLVDSGRLADPGQFLRPIPHLSLVFGDDVDYLRKRHEALAPHPLFQGMEFSTDPSTLADWMPLVMKGRDPGAPVAATRAEGGTDVNFGQLTRLLFDELTARGTDLRLGQRVTELRRLENGNWGVLAEDTRTGRKTLVSAPFVFLGSGGGALPLLQSSGIPEARGFGGFPVSGQFLRCTDPAIIEQHHAKVYGKAAVGAPPMSVPHLDTRWVDGAPSLLFGPYAGFSPKFLKNGSIFDLPASVRGNNLAPMLDVARGNLDLIKYLVGEVAQTSSGRLGALREFVPTAQSGDWELITAGQRVQIIKKGADGKGTLQFGTEVVSAADGSIAALLGASPGASSAVDIMFTVLRRCFPGRMDAWTSRLTELVPSFGRTLDDDPKLLAELTDWSDRTLQLRSAQTVA from the coding sequence ATGACCGATCCCGGACACGCCCGCCCCGCCGTCGACCCGCACGTGGTCCCCGCGCCCTGGGTGACCACCACCGACGTCGTCCTGGTGGGTGGCGGCATCATGTCCGCGACCCTGGGCACGCTCCTCTCGGAGCTGCAGCCGAACTGGTCGATCACCGTGCTGGAGAGCCTGGACAGCATCGCCCAGGAGTCCTCCGACGCCTGGAACAACGCCGGCACCGGCCACGCCGCCCTGTGCGAGCTGAACTACACCCCGCAGCGGCCCGACGGGTCGATCGACGTCTCGAAGGCGCTGCAGGTCAACGAGTGGTTCCAGCTGTCCCGGCAGCTGTGGTCCTCGCTGGTCGACTCCGGCCGGCTGGCGGACCCGGGCCAGTTCCTGCGCCCGATCCCGCACCTGAGCCTGGTGTTCGGCGACGACGTCGACTACCTCCGCAAGCGGCACGAGGCGCTCGCCCCGCACCCGCTGTTCCAGGGCATGGAGTTCAGCACCGACCCGTCGACGCTGGCCGACTGGATGCCGCTGGTGATGAAGGGCCGCGATCCCGGCGCGCCGGTCGCCGCCACCCGCGCCGAAGGCGGCACCGACGTCAACTTCGGCCAGCTCACCCGGCTGCTCTTCGACGAGCTCACCGCCCGCGGCACCGACCTGCGGCTGGGCCAGCGGGTCACCGAGCTGCGCCGGCTCGAGAACGGCAACTGGGGCGTGCTCGCCGAGGACACCCGCACCGGGCGCAAGACGCTGGTCTCGGCCCCGTTCGTGTTCCTGGGCAGCGGCGGCGGCGCTCTCCCGCTGCTGCAGTCCAGCGGTATCCCGGAGGCCCGTGGGTTCGGCGGGTTCCCGGTCAGCGGCCAGTTCCTGCGCTGCACCGATCCGGCGATCATCGAGCAGCACCACGCCAAGGTCTACGGCAAGGCCGCTGTCGGCGCCCCGCCGATGTCGGTACCGCACCTGGACACCCGCTGGGTGGACGGCGCCCCGTCACTGCTGTTCGGCCCGTACGCCGGCTTCTCCCCCAAGTTCCTGAAGAACGGGTCCATCTTCGACCTGCCCGCCTCCGTGCGGGGCAACAACCTGGCGCCGATGCTCGACGTCGCCCGCGGCAACCTGGATCTCATCAAGTACCTGGTCGGCGAGGTCGCCCAGACCAGCAGCGGCCGGCTCGGCGCGCTGCGCGAGTTCGTGCCGACCGCGCAGTCCGGCGACTGGGAGCTGATCACCGCCGGCCAGCGCGTGCAGATCATCAAGAAGGGTGCCGACGGCAAGGGCACCCTGCAGTTCGGCACCGAGGTCGTCTCCGCGGCGGACGGCAGCATCGCCGCCCTGCTCGGCGCCTCCCCCGGTGCCTCCTCGGCGGTCGACATCATGTTCACCGTGCTGCGCCGCTGCTTCCCCGGCCGGATGGACGCATGGACCTCGCGGCTCACCGAGCTGGTACCGTCCTTCGGTCGCACCCTCGACGACGACCCGAAGCTGCTCGCCGAGCTCACCGACTGGAGCGACCGCACCCTGCAGCTGCGCTCCGCGCAGACCGTCGCCTGA
- a CDS encoding sugar porter family MFS transporter has product MSDRTNLPLRPEDGERHPARAVGISIAAAVGGFLFGFDTAVINGAVDAVESNFSLTSGVTGLVVAIALIGSAVGAWFAGSLADRWGRPKVMLAGAVLFVVSSIGSAIAFAAWDLAIWRFIGGLGIGIASVIGPTYISEIAPASLRGRLASLQQMAIVLGIFVALLSDKALASGDGGALQELWFGLEAWRWMFLVGVIPSVIYGVLALGIPESPRYLVARGKDAAAAKVLRRVLGETPAEIDTRIVDIRKSMEREDKASFADLRGSRLGLHPIVWVGILLAIFQQFVGINVIFYYSTSLWKSVGFDDSFAFTASVISSIVNVVVTVIAILLVDNLGRRKLLLIGSIGMFVTLGIMAIGFAQATLGPPDADGVAQPVLEGFWGTATLIAANGFIVFFGASWGPVMWVLLGEMFPNRIRAKAMALATAANWLANFVVTVSFPPLRDLSLGLTYGLYALFALLSFFFVLAKIPETKGKELEDMTMDVVVDRKAGAGR; this is encoded by the coding sequence ATGTCCGATCGGACGAACTTGCCGTTGCGACCCGAGGACGGTGAACGGCACCCCGCCCGCGCGGTCGGCATCTCGATCGCGGCGGCCGTGGGCGGTTTCCTCTTCGGCTTCGACACCGCCGTCATCAACGGCGCGGTCGACGCGGTGGAGTCGAACTTCTCGCTGACCTCCGGGGTGACCGGCCTGGTGGTCGCCATCGCGCTGATCGGGTCGGCGGTGGGTGCCTGGTTCGCCGGTTCGCTGGCCGACCGGTGGGGCCGCCCGAAGGTGATGCTGGCCGGCGCGGTGCTGTTCGTGGTGTCCAGCATCGGCTCCGCGATCGCCTTCGCCGCCTGGGATCTCGCGATCTGGCGGTTCATCGGCGGTCTGGGCATCGGCATCGCATCGGTGATCGGGCCGACCTACATCTCGGAGATCGCCCCCGCCTCGCTCCGCGGCCGGCTGGCCTCGCTGCAGCAGATGGCGATCGTGCTGGGCATCTTCGTCGCGCTGCTGTCGGACAAGGCGCTGGCCTCCGGCGACGGCGGCGCCCTGCAGGAGCTGTGGTTCGGCCTCGAGGCCTGGCGTTGGATGTTCCTGGTCGGCGTGATCCCGTCGGTCATCTACGGCGTGCTCGCCCTCGGCATCCCGGAGTCCCCGCGTTACCTGGTGGCCCGGGGCAAGGACGCCGCCGCGGCCAAGGTGCTGCGCCGGGTGCTGGGCGAGACCCCGGCCGAGATCGACACCCGGATCGTCGACATCCGCAAGTCGATGGAGCGGGAGGACAAGGCCTCGTTCGCCGACCTGCGCGGGTCGAGACTGGGCCTGCACCCGATCGTCTGGGTCGGCATCCTGCTGGCGATCTTCCAGCAGTTCGTCGGCATCAACGTGATCTTCTACTACTCCACCTCGCTCTGGAAGTCGGTCGGGTTCGACGACTCGTTCGCGTTCACCGCCTCGGTGATCAGCTCGATCGTCAACGTCGTCGTCACCGTGATCGCGATCCTGCTGGTGGACAACCTCGGTCGGCGCAAGCTGCTGCTGATCGGCTCCATCGGCATGTTCGTGACCCTGGGCATCATGGCGATCGGGTTCGCCCAGGCGACCCTCGGGCCGCCGGACGCCGACGGTGTCGCCCAGCCCGTGCTCGAGGGCTTCTGGGGCACCGCGACGCTGATCGCCGCCAATGGCTTCATCGTGTTCTTCGGCGCCTCGTGGGGCCCGGTCATGTGGGTGCTGCTGGGCGAGATGTTCCCGAACCGGATCCGGGCCAAGGCGATGGCCCTGGCCACCGCCGCGAACTGGTTGGCGAACTTCGTCGTCACGGTGAGTTTCCCGCCGCTGCGCGACCTCTCGCTCGGCCTCACCTACGGCCTCTACGCGCTGTTCGCCCTGCTGTCCTTCTTCTTCGTGCTCGCCAAGATCCCGGAGACCAAGGGCAAGGAGCTAGAGGACATGACCATGGACGTCGTCGTCGACCGGAAGGCCGGCGCCGGCCGCTGA
- a CDS encoding PASTA domain-containing protein has product MSPATITVPDLIGLTFSEAFRIGTGIGLSVVGVAPDGTPVAPTSEGAVVEQEPVAGAALKVGRTLSLRVGRPPGGSGDRVPVDPGPRGLEGESESDPTLPPGDRSRNADPDSDPDLVPA; this is encoded by the coding sequence ATGAGCCCGGCGACGATCACCGTGCCCGACCTGATCGGGTTGACCTTCTCCGAGGCCTTCCGGATCGGTACCGGCATCGGACTCTCGGTGGTCGGAGTCGCCCCGGACGGCACCCCGGTGGCCCCCACGTCCGAGGGTGCGGTGGTCGAACAGGAACCCGTCGCCGGCGCGGCCCTCAAGGTCGGCCGGACCCTCTCCCTCCGGGTCGGTCGTCCGCCCGGCGGGTCCGGTGACCGGGTACCCGTCGATCCCGGGCCGCGAGGGCTGGAGGGGGAGTCCGAGTCCGATCCGACGCTGCCGCCCGGGGACCGTTCCCGCAATGCCGACCCGGACAGCGATCCGGATCTGGTGCCGGCCTGA
- a CDS encoding tRNA (cytidine(34)-2'-O)-methyltransferase — MLRLTFHEPRIPPNTGNAIRTAAATGSELHLIRPLGFDLSDAKLRRAGLDYHDLASVTVHDDLDAAFAAWSEGEGTPPRVFAFTASGTVLHSEVDYRDGDVLLFGTEPTGLPGPVLADPRITGLVRIPMLAGRRSLNLSNAAAIVVYEAWRQLGYPGAADTTTALPDPVEG, encoded by the coding sequence GTGCTCCGGCTGACCTTCCACGAACCCCGCATCCCGCCGAACACCGGGAACGCGATCCGGACGGCCGCGGCCACCGGCAGCGAGCTGCACCTGATCCGCCCGCTCGGGTTCGACCTGTCGGACGCCAAGCTGCGCCGGGCCGGGCTGGACTACCACGACCTCGCGTCGGTGACGGTGCACGACGACCTGGACGCCGCGTTCGCCGCCTGGTCCGAAGGGGAAGGGACACCGCCGCGGGTGTTCGCCTTCACCGCGTCCGGCACGGTGCTGCACTCCGAGGTCGACTACCGGGACGGCGACGTGCTGCTCTTCGGCACCGAACCCACCGGACTGCCCGGACCGGTGCTGGCCGACCCGCGGATCACCGGTCTGGTGCGCATCCCGATGCTCGCCGGGCGCCGCTCGCTGAACCTGTCCAACGCGGCCGCGATCGTCGTCTACGAGGCCTGGCGCCAGCTCGGCTACCCCGGGGCCGCCGACACCACGACGGCGCTGCCCGACCCTGTCGAGGGCTGA
- a CDS encoding GAF and ANTAR domain-containing protein — MSVSREVPRRSGDPATVFAGLAEIIYDYDDFDQIHGALCAAAPMLVPGCDHASMMLRRGSGFQTVAASDETARTVDMLEQRHGEGPCVDAIVDENPQLDPDLTISPTWPTLAADVLALTPVRSVAGFRLRVNQDKVGALNVFSDTAGGLDEESVHHAIMLTAFASVALLAAHQRHQASSLRLGLESNREIGKAVGLLMAFHKVGEDQAFEMLRTTSQQMNLKIADVAREVLDHERSRSR, encoded by the coding sequence ATGTCCGTGTCCCGTGAGGTGCCCCGTCGGTCGGGCGACCCGGCCACCGTGTTCGCCGGGCTGGCCGAGATCATCTACGACTACGACGATTTCGACCAGATCCACGGTGCCTTGTGTGCAGCGGCACCGATGCTGGTGCCCGGGTGCGACCACGCCAGCATGATGCTCCGCCGGGGCAGCGGCTTCCAGACGGTGGCCGCCTCCGACGAGACGGCCCGCACCGTCGACATGCTGGAACAGCGTCACGGCGAAGGGCCGTGCGTCGACGCCATCGTCGACGAGAACCCGCAGCTCGATCCTGATCTCACCATCTCGCCCACCTGGCCCACCCTCGCCGCCGACGTGCTGGCCCTCACCCCGGTCCGCTCCGTCGCCGGCTTCCGGCTGCGGGTCAACCAGGACAAGGTCGGTGCGCTCAATGTCTTCTCGGACACCGCAGGCGGTCTGGACGAGGAGTCCGTCCACCACGCCATCATGCTGACGGCGTTCGCCTCGGTCGCGCTGCTCGCCGCGCACCAGCGCCATCAGGCGTCCTCGCTGCGGCTCGGGCTGGAGTCCAACCGCGAGATCGGCAAAGCCGTCGGTCTGCTGATGGCCTTCCACAAGGTCGGCGAGGACCAGGCGTTCGAGATGCTGCGCACCACTTCCCAGCAGATGAACCTGAAGATCGCCGATGTCGCCCGGGAGGTCCTCGACCACGAGCGGTCCCGCAGTCGCTGA
- a CDS encoding metallophosphoesterase: MAARQRGRVAVFGDIGGQLGEFSRALTDLGADVAAGLLPADLTVIQLGDLVHRGPDSPGVLDLVARFLSASGDQWVQLTGNHEEQYLFVPPRFHWPEHLDEQHGDLIRWWWRSRQMAVAAAVDLPDGQVLVTHAGLTEGFWRKMLGAPESAAEAAERINSMASVFKRPVFRAGTMLGDPVDFTAGPVWAASGLELLPSWLIAGDLPFDLVHGHSSAWNWRRKQVMGDEALRPHLQIDEQHRHVRVQIGDHTVTGIDPGHGAKAAPRWAPLVLTDALVVQPA, translated from the coding sequence GTGGCGGCACGACAACGCGGCCGGGTGGCCGTGTTCGGCGACATCGGTGGCCAGCTCGGCGAGTTCTCCCGGGCACTGACCGATCTCGGCGCCGACGTCGCCGCCGGCCTGCTGCCCGCCGACCTCACCGTCATCCAGCTCGGCGACCTGGTGCACCGCGGGCCGGACTCCCCCGGCGTGCTGGACCTGGTGGCCCGGTTCCTGTCGGCCTCCGGGGACCAGTGGGTCCAGCTCACCGGCAACCACGAGGAGCAGTACCTCTTCGTGCCGCCGCGGTTCCACTGGCCGGAGCACCTCGACGAGCAGCACGGCGACCTGATCCGCTGGTGGTGGCGCAGCCGGCAGATGGCGGTGGCCGCCGCGGTGGACCTGCCGGACGGTCAGGTGCTCGTCACCCACGCCGGACTCACCGAGGGCTTCTGGCGCAAGATGCTCGGCGCCCCGGAGAGCGCGGCCGAGGCCGCCGAGCGGATCAACTCGATGGCCTCGGTCTTCAAGCGCCCGGTGTTCCGCGCCGGGACGATGCTCGGCGACCCGGTCGACTTCACCGCCGGGCCGGTCTGGGCCGCCTCCGGTCTCGAGCTGCTGCCGTCCTGGCTGATCGCCGGCGACCTGCCCTTCGACCTGGTGCACGGGCACAGTTCGGCGTGGAACTGGCGCCGCAAGCAGGTGATGGGCGACGAGGCACTCCGGCCGCACCTGCAGATCGACGAGCAGCACCGCCACGTCCGGGTGCAGATCGGCGATCACACCGTGACCGGGATCGACCCCGGTCACGGCGCGAAGGCCGCCCCGCGCTGGGCGCCGCTGGTGCTCACCGACGCCCTGGTCGTCCAGCCGGCCTGA
- a CDS encoding carbohydrate-binding domain-containing protein, with translation MRTPRIRRAALAVGAALTLAITGCTAAATDTTTATTAAATSATTTTTTGTITTETSDGGTVTYDAVPSSTSAEEVLAADETTASVDAEYDAADAVTVTLSGDTATADGDGVTVDGTTVTITAAGTYVLTGTLAGQVVVDTADTEDVRIVLDGASITSSTTSALAITSAENVAVVLADGTDNALSDTSSYAEDSEVSAALDSSADLTITGTGSLTVTGHGNDGISSSDGLVIESGTITVTAVDDGIRGKDHIVISGGTVTVTAGGDGLKSDNEEDADRGYISISDGAVTVTAGADGIQAQTDLAITGGTVDVTAGGGSGQTVAEDASAKALKAEVWIGIEGGTVTLDAAEDGINSNGAVRVSGGTVTIAAGDDGVHGDAELLIAGGTVDVTTSNEGLESAVITISDGDVQVTSSDDAINGSDGSGSSGGGMGGGDQAIDGVSVTISGGTTVLDAGGDGLDSNGSATITGGVVVVNGPSGNGNGALDVNGDFTITGGTLLAAGSSGMAVAPTGTDQSVIAATFDSVQAAGTVVQISAADGTVIASFAATKDFQSLVYSSADVVAGETYTLSVGGDVAGTVVGGLGDAGSTEGATAATTAVAGEQPAGGMGGMGGPGGR, from the coding sequence ATGAGAACCCCTCGCATCCGCCGCGCGGCGCTGGCCGTCGGTGCCGCCCTCACCCTGGCGATCACCGGCTGCACGGCCGCCGCCACCGACACCACCACCGCCACCACCGCAGCAGCCACGTCCGCCACCACCACGACGACCACCGGCACCATCACCACCGAGACCTCCGACGGCGGCACCGTCACCTACGACGCGGTGCCGTCCTCGACCAGCGCCGAGGAGGTGCTCGCCGCCGACGAGACCACCGCGTCGGTCGACGCGGAGTACGACGCGGCCGATGCGGTCACCGTCACGCTGTCCGGCGACACCGCCACGGCCGACGGCGACGGCGTGACCGTCGACGGCACCACCGTCACCATCACCGCGGCCGGGACCTACGTGCTCACCGGCACTCTCGCCGGCCAGGTCGTCGTGGACACCGCTGACACCGAGGACGTGCGCATCGTGCTGGACGGCGCGAGCATCACCAGCAGCACCACGTCGGCGCTGGCCATCACCTCGGCGGAGAACGTCGCGGTGGTGCTGGCCGACGGCACCGACAACGCGCTGAGCGACACCTCCTCCTACGCCGAGGATTCCGAGGTCTCGGCCGCGCTGGACAGCTCCGCCGACCTGACCATCACCGGTACCGGATCGCTGACCGTCACCGGCCACGGCAACGACGGCATCTCCAGCAGCGACGGCCTGGTGATCGAGTCCGGGACGATCACCGTGACCGCCGTCGACGACGGCATCCGCGGCAAGGACCACATCGTCATCTCCGGCGGGACGGTCACCGTGACCGCCGGCGGTGACGGCCTCAAGTCCGACAACGAGGAGGACGCCGACCGCGGCTACATCTCGATCAGCGACGGCGCGGTCACCGTCACGGCCGGCGCCGACGGCATCCAGGCGCAGACCGACCTGGCGATCACCGGCGGCACCGTGGATGTGACCGCCGGCGGCGGGTCGGGGCAGACGGTCGCCGAGGACGCGTCGGCGAAGGCACTGAAGGCCGAGGTGTGGATCGGGATCGAGGGTGGCACGGTCACTCTCGACGCGGCCGAGGACGGCATCAACTCCAACGGCGCGGTGCGGGTCAGCGGCGGCACCGTGACGATCGCGGCGGGCGACGACGGGGTGCACGGCGACGCGGAACTGCTGATCGCCGGCGGCACGGTCGACGTCACCACGTCGAACGAGGGCCTGGAGAGCGCGGTCATCACCATCTCCGACGGAGACGTGCAGGTGACGTCCTCCGACGACGCGATCAACGGCTCCGACGGTTCCGGATCCTCGGGAGGTGGCATGGGCGGCGGCGACCAGGCGATCGACGGTGTGTCCGTGACGATCTCGGGCGGCACCACGGTGCTGGACGCCGGGGGCGACGGCCTCGACTCCAACGGCAGCGCCACCATCACCGGCGGTGTGGTCGTGGTCAACGGGCCGAGCGGCAACGGCAACGGCGCGCTGGACGTCAACGGCGACTTCACCATCACCGGCGGGACCCTGCTGGCCGCAGGCAGTTCCGGGATGGCGGTCGCACCGACCGGCACGGACCAGTCGGTCATCGCGGCGACCTTCGACAGCGTGCAGGCGGCCGGGACGGTGGTGCAGATCTCCGCCGCCGACGGCACGGTCATCGCCTCCTTCGCCGCCACCAAGGACTTCCAGTCGCTGGTGTACTCCTCCGCCGACGTGGTCGCGGGCGAGACCTACACGTTGTCGGTCGGCGGTGATGTCGCCGGGACCGTGGTCGGCGGGCTGGGTGATGCCGGCAGCACCGAAGGGGCGACCGCGGCGACCACGGCGGTGGCCGGGGAGCAGCCGGCCGGCGGCATGGGCGGCATGGGCGGTCCGGGCGGGCGCTGA
- a CDS encoding polyphosphate polymerase domain-containing protein: MTAATIDTEPEVLAPLLGLGTIQLDELIERAALQTRVDRKYLVDIDRLAVVLADLDGTTRVLEVDGRRAIDYASTYYDNAELHSYHLAAHRRRRRYKVRARRYGQGATFLEVKTRGARGSTVKERTERPIPEADLLLDDDGIAYVDTALEAAGIGALPDRLLHPTLRTHYTRTTVFLPATASRATLDMDLRWSDSVGRGAGVPRLVVVETKSGATPSGLDRLLWSHGHRPVGLSKYGTGMALLHPGLPANRWRRVIDRVLLPQLAPAQPAAITDIPSSTASLDHHNPWSTR; this comes from the coding sequence GTGACGGCGGCGACGATCGACACCGAACCCGAGGTGCTCGCGCCACTGCTCGGTCTCGGGACGATCCAGCTCGACGAGCTGATCGAGCGGGCCGCGCTGCAGACCCGGGTCGACCGCAAGTACCTGGTCGACATCGACCGACTGGCGGTGGTTCTCGCGGATCTCGACGGGACCACGCGGGTGCTGGAGGTGGACGGGCGCCGGGCGATCGACTACGCCTCGACCTACTACGACAACGCCGAGCTGCACAGCTACCACCTCGCCGCCCACCGGCGGCGCCGTCGCTACAAGGTGCGGGCCCGGCGCTACGGCCAGGGAGCGACCTTCCTGGAGGTGAAGACCCGCGGCGCGCGCGGCAGCACCGTCAAGGAGCGCACCGAGCGGCCGATCCCGGAGGCAGACCTGCTGCTGGACGACGACGGGATCGCCTACGTGGACACCGCTCTCGAGGCCGCCGGCATCGGCGCACTGCCGGACCGGCTGCTGCACCCCACGCTGCGGACGCACTACACGCGCACCACGGTGTTCCTGCCGGCCACCGCCTCCCGGGCGACCCTGGACATGGACCTGCGGTGGAGCGACTCGGTCGGCCGCGGCGCCGGTGTGCCACGGCTGGTCGTCGTCGAGACGAAGTCCGGGGCCACCCCGTCCGGGTTGGACCGGTTGCTCTGGTCGCACGGCCACCGGCCGGTCGGCCTCTCGAAGTACGGCACCGGTATGGCGCTGCTGCACCCCGGACTGCCCGCCAACCGCTGGCGCCGGGTGATCGACCGGGTGCTGCTCCCGCAGCTCGCCCCCGCTCAGCCCGCCGCCATCACTGACATCCCGAGCAGCACAGCATCTCTCGACCACCACAACCCCTGGAGTACCCGATGA
- a CDS encoding DUF4956 domain-containing protein codes for MTTAVFLALDLVAVVALVAVYFRRHHRRDLVVSYLCVNIGVLAVTQVLAVSTVGAGLGLGLFGVLSIIRLRSSEIAQHEVAYYFAALAVGLLAGFGAVGSTWVPAALIILVVAVMAAADHPRLLRRYRQQVIVLDRAIADETELAAHLGHLLGAEVKGVTVQRLDLVNDTTTVDVRYRTTAGVPAAAARPRLEVAS; via the coding sequence GTGACCACCGCCGTCTTTCTCGCTCTCGACCTCGTCGCCGTCGTCGCGCTCGTGGCGGTCTACTTCCGCCGGCACCACCGGCGCGACCTCGTCGTCTCCTACCTGTGCGTCAACATCGGCGTGCTGGCGGTGACCCAGGTGCTCGCGGTCAGCACGGTCGGTGCCGGTCTCGGTCTCGGACTGTTCGGGGTGCTGTCGATCATCCGGCTGCGCTCCTCGGAGATCGCGCAGCACGAGGTCGCCTACTACTTCGCCGCTCTCGCGGTCGGATTGCTCGCCGGCTTCGGTGCGGTCGGCAGCACCTGGGTGCCCGCGGCGCTCATCATCCTCGTGGTGGCGGTGATGGCGGCCGCCGACCACCCGCGACTGCTCCGCCGCTACCGGCAGCAGGTCATCGTGCTGGACCGGGCCATCGCCGACGAGACCGAACTGGCAGCACATCTCGGGCATCTGCTGGGCGCGGAGGTCAAGGGCGTGACGGTGCAGCGGCTGGACCTGGTCAACGACACCACCACGGTCGACGTCCGGTACCGCACGACCGCCGGTGTCCCGGCGGCCGCGGCGCGCCCCCGGCTCGAGGTGGCCTCGTGA
- a CDS encoding acyltransferase family protein has translation MGRIQGLDLLRGLAIFLVLIRHSWPGTFGGAGIVGVVIFFALSGYLITGLLVKDLQHFGRVRWGRFYFHRAVRLLPALYVLLAVYVLVNMTWNWLGETTDQTVWGVITGVTYTANMPYLTKGAALGHLWTLATEEQFYLLWPLLLGLGFRYRKVRIAAVIAIVVVFAGLIWQLWWRSDNVAAIYTMPFSFSPAIVLGSVARLGKARLQRILPPAGVARAALSTLAIGILFALCLLPEVKQYPVMYVLGGPLIAVCTIVLVLHVEHWRTLPRVFAPMLWLGTISYAAYLWNYPIMRWVLHEYGPRHPWWPWLTILYTLAAATASWFLIEKPLQRWRRRVDARHAERKAPAPVGRHAVAG, from the coding sequence TTGGGCCGGATCCAGGGTCTCGATCTGCTCCGTGGGCTCGCCATCTTCCTGGTACTGATCCGGCATTCCTGGCCGGGCACCTTCGGCGGGGCCGGCATCGTCGGCGTGGTCATCTTCTTCGCGCTGTCGGGCTACCTGATCACCGGCCTGCTGGTGAAGGACCTGCAGCACTTCGGCCGGGTCCGCTGGGGCCGCTTCTACTTCCACCGCGCCGTCCGGCTGCTGCCCGCGCTGTACGTGCTGCTCGCCGTCTACGTGCTGGTCAACATGACGTGGAACTGGCTCGGCGAGACGACGGACCAGACGGTCTGGGGCGTCATCACCGGCGTCACCTACACCGCGAACATGCCGTACCTGACCAAGGGTGCGGCGCTCGGCCACCTCTGGACACTGGCCACCGAGGAGCAGTTCTACCTGCTCTGGCCGCTGCTGCTGGGTCTGGGATTCCGCTACCGCAAGGTCCGCATCGCCGCTGTCATCGCGATCGTCGTGGTGTTCGCCGGCCTGATCTGGCAGCTGTGGTGGCGCTCGGACAACGTCGCGGCCATCTACACGATGCCGTTCTCCTTCTCCCCGGCCATCGTGCTCGGCTCGGTCGCCCGCCTCGGCAAGGCCCGGCTGCAGCGGATCCTGCCGCCGGCCGGCGTCGCGCGGGCGGCGCTGTCCACCCTGGCGATCGGCATCCTGTTCGCGCTGTGCCTGCTGCCCGAGGTCAAGCAGTACCCGGTGATGTACGTGCTGGGCGGTCCGCTGATCGCGGTCTGCACCATCGTGCTGGTGCTGCACGTGGAGCACTGGCGCACCCTGCCGCGGGTGTTCGCGCCGATGCTCTGGCTGGGCACCATCTCGTACGCGGCCTACCTCTGGAACTACCCGATCATGCGCTGGGTGCTGCACGAGTACGGCCCCCGCCACCCGTGGTGGCCCTGGCTGACGATCCTCTACACGCTCGCCGCCGCCACCGCGTCCTGGTTCCTCATCGAGAAGCCCCTGCAGCGCTGGCGGCGTCGGGTCGACGCGCGGCACGCCGAGCGGAAGGCCCCGGCCCCGGTGGGTCGGCACGCCGTCGCCGGCTGA